In Salvelinus namaycush isolate Seneca chromosome 36, SaNama_1.0, whole genome shotgun sequence, one DNA window encodes the following:
- the trmt44 gene encoding probable tRNA (uracil-O(2)-)-methyltransferase gives MPKLFAITFTDKSNTGGFWSAIDVWIKKPHVVNKRLCGVKETQSKNVGFEELGNILLTHGSDTSESKDVLTFLNSGVELEHDKERLWSFCVRTFIPKVNCYGTTVHKDIILKDFNTQRVSFLPVEESEEGTASLRKNNIYQIHLLAEKSDEWTLELHLMRPDDWFSDGVAYPKLPWLGGELLPKLVRWATESKTSEFKSTLSLLPVEKYSIMYQQLKDKYKEMVKVWPEVTDPEKFVFEDVAIATYLLVLWGEERAVKGLTVKQSFVDLGCGNGLLVHILSNEGHPGKGIDVRKRKIWDMYGPQTHLEETAITPSDGFLFPGTDWLIGNHSDELTPWIPVIAARSSFSCRYFVLPCCFFDFYGKYQRRHCKKSQYKEYIDFISEVSTACGFNTEEDCLRIPSTKRVCLVGKSRSYQLSDEPQAEECRDKYIQGRQTCSGVTVRESNAEGEAEHHHDHSETDRIHGTNWGAGFQPRERIETVRNCAALPRDFVDGIVLRVATSLLGLTKDEGGDVPGSWNTGGRLSVREVAELLEQETLQVLKKECGGLQTLLKNNHQVFRVEGGMVHIRDWRVQAQRPRGLQGTRDVSKRKHLISGALKTRACWFHVHHPHGCPLQAEECAFAHGPDDLRPSTRPLKKMKYSN, from the exons atGCCGAAACTCTTTGCGATAACATTTACAGACAAATCTAATACGGGAGGATTTTGGTCTGCCATTGATGTTTGGATAAAGAAACCACACGTTGTGAACAAACGTCTTTGTGGAGTCAAAGAGACACAGAGTAAGAATGTTGGCTTTGAAGAACTTGGAAACATTCTGCTAACTCATGGAAGTGATACTTCAGAGTCCAAGGATGTTCTTACTTTCTTGAATAGTGGCGTTGAACTCGAACATGACAAGGAGAGACTGTGGTCTTTTTGTGTGAGGACATTCATTCCTAAAGTAAACTGTTATGGCACAACTGTACATAAAGATATTATACTCAAAG ACTTTAACACTCAAAGAGTAAGCTTCTTACCAGTTGAAGAGAGTGAGGAAGGGACTGCCTCTTTACGGAAGAACAACATCTATCAGATACATCTCCTGGCTGAGAAGAGTGATGAATG GACACTAGAGTTACATCTCATGCGGCCTGATGACTGGTTCAGTGACGGGGTGGCCTACCCCAAACTGCCCTGGCTTGGTGGGGAGCTCCTGCCCAAACTGGTGCGTTGGGCCACGGAGAGTAAGACCAGTGAGTTCAAGAGCACGCTGTCTCTCCTGCCTGTAGAGAAGTACAGCATCATGTACCAACAGCTGAAAGACAAGTACAAGGAGATGGTCAAG GTATGGCCTGAAGTGACGGATCCAGAGAAGTTTGTCTTTGAAGATGTTGCCATCGCTACCTATCTTTTG GTCCTATGGGGCGAGGAGCGAGCAGTGAAGGGTCTGACCGTCAAACAGTCCTTTGTGGATCTTGGTTGTGGAAATGGTCTCCTGGTTCACATTCTAAGCAATGAAGGG CACCCTGGAAAGGGCATTGACGTGAGGAAAAGGAAGATCTGGGATATGTACGGCCCCCAAACACATCTAGAG GAAACGGCAATCACTCCCAGTGATGGCTTCTTATTCCCGGGCACAGACTGGCTGATTGGAAACCACTCGGACGAGCTCACACCGTGGATCCCCGTTATAGCGGCCAG GTCATCTTTCTCCTGCCGGTATTTTGTCCTGCCGTGCTGCTTCTTTGACTTCTATGGGAAGTACCAGCGGAGACACTGTAAGAAGTCCCAGTATAAGGAATACATTGACTTCATCTCTGAGGTCAGCACAGCCTGTGGGTTCAACACAGAGGAGGACTGCCTGAGAATCCCCTCCACAAAGCGG GTGTGTCTGGTAGGAAAGTCGAGGAGCTACCAGCTGTCGGATGAGCCGCAGGCAGAGGAGTGTAGAGACAAGTATATACAGGGTCGTCAGACCTGCTCCGGGGTCACAGTTCGAGAGTCAAACGCCGAGGGTGAAGCCGAGCACCACCACGACCACTCAGAGACTGACAGGATCCACGGCACCAACTGGGGAGCTGGATTCCAGCCCCGAGAGAGGATCGAGACAGTGCGGAACTGTGCCGCCCTTCCCCGGGACTTTGTAGATGGTATAGTCCTACGTGTGGCCACCTCTCTGCTGGGGTTGACCAAGGACGAAGGTGGGGATGTCCCCGGCAGCTGGAACACGGGAG gaaGGCTGTCCGTGAGAGAGGTGGCTGAGTTGTTGGAGCAGGAGACTCTGCAGGTCCTGAAGAAAGAATGTGGCGGTCTGCAGACCCTGCTCAAGAACAACCACCAGGTCTTCAGAG TGGAAGGTGGTATGGTCCATATCCGGGACTGGCGGGTACAGGCCCAGAGGCCTAGAGGGCTGCAGGGTACCAGGGATGTTTCTAAGCGGAAGCACCTAATCTCTGGTGCCCTGAAGACCCGGGCCTGCTGGTTCCACGTCCACCACCCTCACGGATGCCCACTGCAGGCCGAGGAGTGTGCCTTCGCCCATGGCCCAGACGATCTCCGACCTTCCACCAGACCACTCAAGAAAATGAAGTACTCCAACTGA